The genome window GGAGAAGCAACATTTACAACTCAACCTCCACATATGTCTACAACTCCCTTCAATCCATAGAATCTGGGGGTAAATGAGGTGCTATCTGAATTTCAATAGGCTACATATTTATAATTTGCTCAACCAACATATTCCATAAGAATGTCATTTACCATTGACTTTACaatgaagaaattttaaaaagacaagATGGTAAAAGAAGATGGTCTGGAAAAATTAATTGCCCTAGAGAAAAGGATGAGGGCAGTTAAGGGAACTAGCATATATGATCCCATAAAAGCTGTTGAGATTTGTTTAGTGCCCAACGTGGTCATTCCCATAAAGTTTAAAGTGccagaatttattaaatatactgGAACTCAATGCCCTGATAGGTCATGTTCAAGTTATACATAAACTCATCTCAAAGTATACTACAACAAAATGGTTGAGGTGGTTAATGATGAGAAACTGTTGATTTACTTCTTTCAAGACAATTTGAGTGATGCTGCCCTTACTTGGTATATGTGATTGGACAATACCAAGGTGAAAAAGTGGAAAGATTTAGTTGATGCTTTCATtaggcaatataagttcaatatagaCGTGAACCCTGATAGGTCAAGCTTGTAAGCTATGGAGAAGGacaaaaaagagtttataaGAGAATACGTCCAAAGATGGCGTGAGGCCGCTGGACATGTTAAACCTTCTTTGTTGAAAATGAGATGATCAGTTTATTTTTGAACACCTTTAAGACCATGTACTTTAAATATCTGGTTAGAAGTTCTGCACAATGTTTTATTGACCTGGTTATTATAGTTGAAAGGATTGAACAAGCTATCGGGTTAGGTAAGATTGCTGACCcgactaaaaagaaaaatttcattggaaaaataaaggaaactgAGGTTCAAAATACCAAAGATGATACCAAAGGCATgcccaaatcaaaataaaaagtgataGTCAAATCAAAATGATTATGCCTCGgtcaaaacaatgaaaaaaaaagtgaatcaAAGAAAGAGATTGAAAGATATAAAGAGTCAAGTTGATGATAGTGACTCTGAGTTTTTGAAACcttgaaacatttttttgagcattatgaatcctttttttttcatggccaAGAACCATAGCCTAAGTTACGTGCCTTTGAAATTCCTTTCTAATTAAGCAAGCAAGCGATTTGGAACAATAAACAAcgttttttaaatgcaaaagatACTTTTTCATAATAGTCATGACATCAAGAACAAACTAcacattattattcatgctgataaaataagtgttcaaaaagagacaactttttctcaaacaaaacctcgagcCTTTTCTCAAGCCCTTTTGCTTTGGAactcacaaaaataaaaggtcaCCTCATGATATACCATCACCAATGACAATATCGCCTACACAAAAACAAGTTATCTCCTTTCCAAAAATAATCATGGAGTtgtaatttcaaaaacaaattgttttaaactcatatcgaaacaatttttgttttcaaaatgcaagatgaAGATTTCAAAGTTCATTCTGGGTAAAGATTCTttcaccaaaaccaaaaaaaagaaaggagagaacGTTTATTCAAAACCATCATTTGTTTGAGTCACTTATGGAACACACTTAAGGGCAATGGCCAGCACAAAGGGGCAATATTACTCTTAAAAGAGGATTTGATCTCTATgggtaacaataaaaaaagaaaaaggaaagaaacattTTCTACAACGAGACAAGGGGACATTTTTGTTTACAAAAGGCAATTTGATCCTTTCAAGATAGCTAGTAACAAGGGGAGTAACAAATGATCTCCTTAAGATGATCAATAAGACATAGTATGTCTGACAAGTAAATGGGTCATGATTGGCACCATAAAGGCTGAGTTGGAAAAAATGCAAATATTATGGAAAATGACTTACATGGGCCAACACGAGTGGACTAAAAACCGAGCGACAAAGAGGACTCAAAATCAGAAATGGCAAGACTTCATCAATCAAGCAACAAagagattgaaaagaaataagggCCTATATTTTAAACTAGGTAAAGAtgtatgcatgtcatctaaccctGAAGCATTGAACAATGTGTTTTGCAAAAATTCACAAGAGAAATCCCCGATAAAATCCATCAAAAGAAAGGTCGCCTCGAAATAggctaaaaattcaaaacacttttgaaattttttcttttttaagaaattgttGACTTAGGGAGGCCTGTCCATGAGAATTAGACCacctgaaaaatctttgtatttttcaaatggGTAAGTCACCCATCATCATGAGACCCTTCGAGTTTTTTCACTTAGGTAGATCGTCCATGAGAATTagatcaacctaaaaaaaatctcttcatATCTTTCATCAATGGGAAGGTCACCCTTCACAATGAGACATTTCAAGTTTTTCCCCTAGGCAGTTCGCCTATAAGAATTAGACCACCTTGAAAACAAATCTTCATGCCTCTCACcaatgggtaggtcacccattacaatgagatcaaTGTTGAAAAACTTTTATGTAGTTTTCACCAACGAGCAGGTCGTCTGGAATAATTAGACCActtctaaaaaatctttatatttttcaccaacAAGCAGATTGCCTGAAATAATTAGACTACTTccaaaaaatctttatatttttcatcaacGGACAGGATGCCCATGAGAATCAGGCCACTTGAAAAATCTTTATATGTATCAATTTGAAAAGTCATCAATTGCAATGAGACCCTACGAGTTTTTCAACAGGCAGATcacctggaacaattagaccacttccaaattttttttgtatttttcaccaatAGGCAGGTTGCCTGGAATAATTAGACCACTTCTAAGaaatcttcatatttttcaccaacgAGTAGGTCGCCCGAAATAATAAGACCACTTTCAagaaatctttgtatttttcaccaacAGGCAGGTCGCCTATAAGAATTAAGTcacccaaattttttttgtatttatcaatttcaaaagtcacccatcacaatgagacccttTGAGTTTTGCAACGGGTAGGTCGCTTGGAACAATTAGACTACTTCCAACAAATCTTCGTATTTTTCACCAGCAGGCAGGTTGcccaaaacaaagagaaaatgaattgatgagattttttttatattgtataaaagttgggtgatgatatttgtttttcatgtgagGTTGAGTTGAgttgaatttcttttctcttgacGTTAGGTCCTACtagcttttctcttatttaattgtttttcatatggtaaagagaaaataaattgaaaggattttttttatattatataaaagttgaatgatgataatttttttaatttgaggttgagttgggtttaatttcttttcttttactgtCACTAGATAAAGTTGTATCCTGCTGCTTGGGAGAACCTAACAATGCTGGATTCTGCTACCACTAGGATACAAACAGCCCTCTCAAAATTCTTCAACTGTTTCATGGTTCAAAGTTCAATGATACAAGGAGAAATTGagtaacaaaagaaaagagaactgTTAGGGAAAAAGCAATTAGTCAACTGTAAGAATTGAAAGCGAAATTTATAGTGATTTCTTAGTGCTCAGTTCAGTTGGCTAGGGTGTGCAGTAAAAGCAGAAAAggtattatgatttttttttaatttaatataggTATTCGGATCAGCTTACACGCAGCTCGACTAAGAtatttaatactattaataagtgaaatttagaaaaaagcACACATTCTAAGCAAGGGATTCAAAGTTGGATGAGTTGaggttatttatttgtttttttaatttaaattaatattatttaatatttttatattattttgatatgatgatataaaaaaaaaatttaaaaattaaaaaaatattatctcaataatttttaatttttttaaataatcattacGTAATAATATAATAGCTAACATATTGGCTCGCGTTTCATAGGggtcaataataaaattttttgcaAAAGTAAAATTACTTGAGTTGGATTAAAagcatataatatattttcaatatcaccatctttaaataaaatattttctataatagCATCATGAATAGTACATAGCATAGCAGCACCCAATACACTTGCAactaatttctttctctttaattttttttcttttaagatattttcaattttatttttttctctttaattttttttcttttctcttgttgaatttttttttcatactgtaaagagaaaataaattgatgtgatttttttttatatcgtaCAAAAGTtgagtgatgataatttttgtcatttttaggttgggttgaattttcttattaaagtatgtttgtttttgtgtttcaaaaatgctactaaaatatatttttattttttttctttattttaaattaatattttttgatattttcatattattttgatgtgatgacaGACCCACGGTGCCAAGTCATTTAGTAGAGTAGCACCCAATACACCGACAtctaatttctttccctttattttttttcttttaagatattttcaattttatttttttcatttttaaatttttttcttttctcttattgatttttttcataccataaagaaaaaataaattgatgtgacttttttatattgtacaaaagttgggtgataataatttttttaattttaggttaagttgaatttccttattaatgcatgtttaattttgtgtttcaaaaatacttttaagaaaaattgattttttttttacttcaaataaatatttctttgctATTGAGTGTGGCTCGCAACCATACATAATAGCATTTGAGTTTTTGGGTCTGGTTCTGCAACCAGGCTCAATACCTTCGAGGCAAGACCCAATAACATTTGGATCTAACTTTGCAGTCagatccaaaaatattaaatcgggCTCTATGACTGATCTAATAGTGTGGAGTACTGTTTCCAAGCAGGAACCAATAATACAAGATCCAATAACATTAGGTTATGTCTTTAGCATGACTCAAAAGCTACTTGGTTGGTTGTTACACTCAATACTattgagtttgtttttataaCCAGAACAAAGATTATTTTAGAACGGACAATCCAGATTCAAAAcgctttatatattttttatacttttcaaattctttttatattttaaaaaagttattattaacCCGGTACGGATATGCTCGAGCAGTATGCTATTATCTATATATAACGATGCTTCCttaatttatgtaaattttCTATCATAAcggttaaaaaaaacacagcacaGTGTCTGAATGAATTGGGTTATCGTGGCGTCATCTGAGCCGTATATAAAAAACTTGTGAATCTTGACCACATGCATATTTTAATAGGAatgctaaataataataataattaatatttaattgattaaactaAAAGGTTAACAAGGAACAAGAAAGCCAAGACGCGAATTAAAATACTCAACTCCCACGTGTCAAGCAAAAAAGGAAATAGGAAAGTCTCCGTGTTCCAGAAACTTCTGTTGAATACGTGGCTGAAAACGAATACTCCAGAAACTCATTAGGATGATGACACGTGTCAGGCCCCTTACATGGCACTCAATTAGCTTGGCAATTCCTCCTCTTCAAGAAAGTTCCAGGGAACTAACAGCTTGAGAGGAATAATCTAGAAATGCGCCAGGTTAATGCGACGTGTCCAATCCATTACTAGCATCCAACGTGGCATATCGCCGCTCCTTGTAAATGATACGACCTCTGCTTttagctgaattttttttttccccgaaaTTCTCTCACTCATACTAGCACTTGAACTCGTCGAGACTAGAAGACTTTATTTGaagaattttagatttttactgGTGGTCTAGATGGCGGTAAATGATAGAAACGATAAGGAGCAGGAAGATGGGAAAATGGAGGAAGGTAAAAAAGCAACAGTGTATATGTGGGGTTATCTCCCCGGAGTTTCACCGGAGAAATCACCCATACTGAATCCGATATCGGTGAATTATCCAGATGCAGATGATTCATGGAAGGATGTatgtggtggtggttgtggttTCGCCATGGCAATATCAGGTTAAAACTGATTAGTTTCTAATGAATTATTTGGGCAGATCTGATGTgtctaaattattttgattttttaatgtggaAATAGAAGGTGGAAAGCTGGTAACATGGGGATCGGCTGATGATGAAAATCAAAGTTACGTGACATGTGGAAAGCATGgggtaatgattttttattttagttttttttttggaaatttgctgaaataaatatatagttttgtgtttgaatttgattcGTGTTGTCTGCAATGAAATGCCAAATTTTGTTAAGGAAACTCCTGAggcttttcttcttccttctgaAGCTTCCATCCTCAAAGCTGCTGCTGGTTGGGCTCATTGTGTTTCTGTCACAGGCAATccacttttttcttctctttcaagaAAATATACTAGCAAAATGTTTAAGGGGTGGGTTTTCTCTGAATTTGAATGTGGGGGTGGGGTCGCGTGTTATTTTTGCTtgtctgatttatttttgtacaGATACGGGGGAACTGTATACATGGGGATGGAAAGAGTGCGTTCCGCTTGGAAAATTTCCTCGTGATGGGGCTTCTTGGGGAGCCCTCCAGAAGGATAATGCTGCCAAGCAAAATGTGTTGTCAACTGAACAAGGTAATCAGGTTGAAAGAATgcatttcttagaaaaataaTGGGTGTtagtcccttttctttttctcaagtaattttctttctttttttgggaaaaatttAATGATTGCAGTGAGTTCAGCGTCTTCTGATGACAAAAGGAACGGAGAGGAAATTGTGAAGCGAAGAAGAGTGTCactgaaagaagaaaatgaaaattcgGAATATGGAGATGAATATTTCACAGTAACACCGGCTATTGTGTCTTTGGGTCCAGGAGTAAGGATCACCTCCGTGGCTGCTGGTGGGCGCCATACTTTAGCCCTGTCTGGTAAATGAAAATTGATAACTTGTTGAGTTGTAAATTACAGATTGAGTGAGTCTCTTGTTTCACACCGTTTGTTTCTGCGgggcaaaaatattttttaaaaaatctaatatttttatatatttataaattattttgaaatattaatctcaaaaataaattttaaacaataaaaaaaatattattttaattaaaaaatactttataaaataaccaaatactaTAAACAATCTCTTTAGTCGGCAACACAAGGTTGTTTTGTAGGTTAGAAGTTCGCAGGAGGTTGTATGAAGTACGAAGATGTGGaagattttttaatgtaaagcAAGACTCATGATGTCATATTTTTAACTGGGGTTTCAGATACGGGACAGGTTTGGGGTTGGGGATACGGAGGAGAAGGGCAGCTAGGTTTGGGATCTCGTGTAAAAATGGTGTCTTCTCCCCATCTCATACCATTTACCGAGCAACCTACTACTGGAAAACACAGATCCTCAGTAGTTCATAATGGAAGCACAAATCTGCCAGCACAAGTTTCTAATTTCCCTGGAAGTTATGTGAAGGAGATTGCTTGTGGAGGTCGGCATAGTGCAGTAGTAACAGGTTAGCATCTGACAACTGATATGATTGCCAGCTCGAATGATTTTAATTCCTCTAAAAGTGTAGTGAAATTTCCAGTTGTTACTTTTAGTGAGTTTGGCCACCAGCTAtgcatcaaaatcttaattcaactaaaaaaaacttctctTCAACTGTTATGGCATTCAAGTTCATTTGCAAACTATGGAAGTTGAATTCTTGATTGACTTCGTCTACTTTACTTTTTAGACAAATATAAAGAGATTATTAGCCAATTATGGTCTCATTGAAGTGGAATACCCTGAGCAAATGTTTGGGGACAATCCTATCCTTCAACAACATTATATGAAGTGGCTGCTTTCAACAATTGAATCTGCACTCTTGTGGTTGCAAGTCCTAGACTCTTTTCACTGCTCCAATCAATGGTcctttacttgaaaaaaaaaaaccctataattaTCAGCAATACCTCACTTGCTgtcttctttttgttgttgatattgCAGATGCTGGAACACTACTTACATTTGGCTGGGGACTTTACGGGCAGGTGAGCTTTCTATATTCCTAAGCTGATGTTATCTTTTTgcgttctttatttttttgtttcaggtaGAACTTAGGTTCAgattattatatgttttaatcCACCTGGATCTAAAATGGTCGTTTGTGATGGAATTGTTTTCTTCAGTGTGGACACGGGAGTACAAATGATCAGTTGAGACCAACTTCTTTACCTTCTCTATCAGGAATCCAAATTGAAAGAATTGCTGCTGGCCTATGGCACACTATGTGCATCACCATCGATGGTCGTGTATATGTATTTGGTGGGAATCAGTTTGGACAATTGGGTACTGGAGCTAGCCAGGGCGAGGTACCTCCTACATCCGTCATCGCCTTGAATTGTGTTTACGctcctgttaaaaaaaaaatccacgagTAGTGTTTTGTTTGTGACCATCTACGTGGTTTACATATTGACTAATTCAACTGAAGGAAACTAACTAATAACTGAGGCATTTGCATGTCTTTTTCAGACTCTACCTAGACTCTTGGAGGATCCATGTCTGGAGAGTAAGCTGGTGAAGATGGTTTCTTGTGGCGCTCGGCACAGTGCCATTCTACTAGGTACTAGTCAATGTTGGAATAGTCCATGAGAGTTACTTTTTCAGCTCTTTACCAGTTTAGTTCAACAGTGCTCAGTGCATATAAAGGGATTAAGACTTTTATCCAGCTATAAAGAAACTATACCAGAAAATTAGAAATCCTGTCTAATAAACTGGCGCTTAATTAGTGAAAGATATTCATAGGAGTAGGGATAGGTCATGCAATATTGCTTGTTGCTTATGGAAGTGGCACCAGAGTTCCATCAGCATTGATagtgtattttctttttcaagtacAATACAAGATGCTCATTAGTGGAACTTGCTTATTTTTCAGCTTGAGTAATAGGAATAGGGATCCTTCTTATTTGAAGTGGGGGAATCCTTTATCTGAAATCGATTTCCATGATGGTGCAACAATGAAACTAGTATAGGCTATTGTTTGTAGCTGTATCCATGCGTTATCAATTAAAACAAGCTTATTTGTAATCTCTGAAACATGTGCTCtgactccctttttttttttttttttgtctctcttgCTTATTTTTGAAGAGGATGGCCAAGTATTTTCCTGGGGTTGGAACAAGTATGGTCAGGTACTATACTCACAGTTTCCTGTTCGGAATTGGTGTACCAAATGCACATCTTTAGCTGACATCTTATTGGCTGCATGCAGCTTGGCGTGGGCGATTCAATTGATCGTAACACCCCTACTCAAGTTCCCATTGAAGGTTGTCGACCAAAAATGGTGGCATGTGGCTGGTGGCACACATTGCTGCTAGCTGAAACACCTCTGAAATCCTAGATTTGTCAAAACAAGTGAAAGGGATGATGCAGTTTTTACTAGGATTCTTCTCCTGGatcatttcctttattttaactttcattttttaagcAAGCTTGTTATGATTACCAGTGACATTTTACCAACAATGTATGTAACATTCGAGCATGCTCTCTGTTTTACCCTTTTTAGAGTTGGTTCGGATCCAACGAAGCTTTGCGAACTGCAAGAACAATCTCCTCATTTGTACGCAAACCATCACTCCTTGTAATAACCAACATTAGTCCAATTCTGATATACAAAGCTCATCAGATGAGAAACACAACCTCCCCTCGTATTTAACTGGATGAGGATGCATCAAATCTTTGCTAGATATCGAATTCCTTCTACGATGCAAAAGCTGCATCAGGGGCAAAGAAGATGCCCAGTCTATGGAAACCCTTGCAAGCCCGTGTACATTTGCAGAttgcataaataaaatttgcTCATTTCTAAATTTACACATGCTGTGAGGAAAGTTTCTATTAGAATCCAGTTACCTCGACAATGAAATGTGCCCATGTGTCATTAGATCGACTTTCAATTACACCCTTCAGGATGGTCAGGTCTAAACTGCGGATCACCTGGGCCATCTCCAAGAAAACACCTCGATCATCGCATAGCATCTGCAGCA of Populus trichocarpa isolate Nisqually-1 chromosome 16, P.trichocarpa_v4.1, whole genome shotgun sequence contains these proteins:
- the LOC7468825 gene encoding ultraviolet-B receptor UVR8 isoform X5; amino-acid sequence: MWKAWVLCLNLIRVVCNEMPNFVKETPEAFLLPSEASILKAAAGWAHCVSVTDTGELYTWGWKECVPLGKFPRDGASWGALQKDNAAKQNVLSTEQVSSASSDDKRNGEEIVKRRRVSLKEENENSEYGDEYFTVTPAIVSLGPGVRITSVAAGGRHTLALSDTGQVWGWGYGGEGQLGLGSRVKMVSSPHLIPFTEQPTTGKHRSSVVHNGSTNLPAQVSNFPGSYVKEIACGGRHSAVVTDAGTLLTFGWGLYGQCGHGSTNDQLRPTSLPSLSGIQIERIAAGLWHTMCITIDGRVYVFGGNQFGQLGTGASQGETLPRLLEDPCLESKLVKMVSCGARHSAILLEDGQVFSWGWNKYGQLGVGDSIDRNTPTQVPIEGCRPKMVACGWWHTLLLAETPLKS
- the LOC7468825 gene encoding ultraviolet-B receptor UVR8 isoform X1, which translates into the protein MAVNDRNDKEQEDGKMEEGKKATVYMWGYLPGVSPEKSPILNPISVNYPDADDSWKDVCGGGCGFAMAISEGGKLVTWGSADDENQSYVTCGKHGLPSSKLLLVGLIVFLSQAIHFFLLFQENILAKCLRDTGELYTWGWKECVPLGKFPRDGASWGALQKDNAAKQNVLSTEQVSSASSDDKRNGEEIVKRRRVSLKEENENSEYGDEYFTVTPAIVSLGPGVRITSVAAGGRHTLALSDTGQVWGWGYGGEGQLGLGSRVKMVSSPHLIPFTEQPTTGKHRSSVVHNGSTNLPAQVSNFPGSYVKEIACGGRHSAVVTDAGTLLTFGWGLYGQCGHGSTNDQLRPTSLPSLSGIQIERIAAGLWHTMCITIDGRVYVFGGNQFGQLGTGASQGETLPRLLEDPCLESKLVKMVSCGARHSAILLEDGQVFSWGWNKYGQLGVGDSIDRNTPTQVPIEGCRPKMVACGWWHTLLLAETPLKS
- the LOC7468825 gene encoding ultraviolet-B receptor UVR8 isoform X4; this encodes MAVNDRNDKEQEDGKMEEGKKATVYMWGYLPGVSPEKSPILNPISVNYPDADDSWKDVCGGGCGFAMAISGGKLVTWGSADDENQSYVTCGKHGETPEAFLLPSEASILKAAAGWAHCVSVTDTGELYTWGWKECVPLGKFPRDGASWGALQKDNAAKQNVLSTEQVSSASSDDKRNGEEIVKRRRVSLKEENENSEYGDEYFTVTPAIVSLGPGVRITSVAAGGRHTLALSDTGQVWGWGYGGEGQLGLGSRVKMVSSPHLIPFTEQPTTGKHRSSVVHNGSTNLPAQVSNFPGSYVKEIACGGRHSAVVTDAGTLLTFGWGLYGQCGHGSTNDQLRPTSLPSLSGIQIERIAAGLWHTMCITIDGRVYVFGGNQFGQLGTGASQGETLPRLLEDPCLESKLVKMVSCGARHSAILLEDGQVFSWGWNKYGQLGVGDSIDRNTPTQVPIEGCRPKMVACGWWHTLLLAETPLKS
- the LOC7468825 gene encoding ultraviolet-B receptor UVR8 isoform X6 is translated as MGKLLRLFFFLLKLPSSKLLLVGLIVFLSQAIHFFLLFQENILAKCLRDTGELYTWGWKECVPLGKFPRDGASWGALQKDNAAKQNVLSTEQVSSASSDDKRNGEEIVKRRRVSLKEENENSEYGDEYFTVTPAIVSLGPGVRITSVAAGGRHTLALSDTGQVWGWGYGGEGQLGLGSRVKMVSSPHLIPFTEQPTTGKHRSSVVHNGSTNLPAQVSNFPGSYVKEIACGGRHSAVVTDAGTLLTFGWGLYGQCGHGSTNDQLRPTSLPSLSGIQIERIAAGLWHTMCITIDGRVYVFGGNQFGQLGTGASQGETLPRLLEDPCLESKLVKMVSCGARHSAILLEDGQVFSWGWNKYGQLGVGDSIDRNTPTQVPIEGCRPKMVACGWWHTLLLAETPLKS
- the LOC7468825 gene encoding ultraviolet-B receptor UVR8 isoform X3, with translation MAVNDRNDKEQEDGKMEEGKKATVYMWGYLPGVSPEKSPILNPISVNYPDADDSWKDVCGGGCGFAMAISEGGKLVTWGSADDENQSYVTCGKHGETPEAFLLPSEASILKAAAGWAHCVSVTDTGELYTWGWKECVPLGKFPRDGASWGALQKDNAAKQNVLSTEQVSSASSDDKRNGEEIVKRRRVSLKEENENSEYGDEYFTVTPAIVSLGPGVRITSVAAGGRHTLALSDTGQVWGWGYGGEGQLGLGSRVKMVSSPHLIPFTEQPTTGKHRSSVVHNGSTNLPAQVSNFPGSYVKEIACGGRHSAVVTDAGTLLTFGWGLYGQCGHGSTNDQLRPTSLPSLSGIQIERIAAGLWHTMCITIDGRVYVFGGNQFGQLGTGASQGETLPRLLEDPCLESKLVKMVSCGARHSAILLEDGQVFSWGWNKYGQLGVGDSIDRNTPTQVPIEGCRPKMVACGWWHTLLLAETPLKS
- the LOC7468825 gene encoding ultraviolet-B receptor UVR8 isoform X2, whose translation is MAVNDRNDKEQEDGKMEEGKKATVYMWGYLPGVSPEKSPILNPISVNYPDADDSWKDVCGGGCGFAMAISGGKLVTWGSADDENQSYVTCGKHGLPSSKLLLVGLIVFLSQAIHFFLLFQENILAKCLRDTGELYTWGWKECVPLGKFPRDGASWGALQKDNAAKQNVLSTEQVSSASSDDKRNGEEIVKRRRVSLKEENENSEYGDEYFTVTPAIVSLGPGVRITSVAAGGRHTLALSDTGQVWGWGYGGEGQLGLGSRVKMVSSPHLIPFTEQPTTGKHRSSVVHNGSTNLPAQVSNFPGSYVKEIACGGRHSAVVTDAGTLLTFGWGLYGQCGHGSTNDQLRPTSLPSLSGIQIERIAAGLWHTMCITIDGRVYVFGGNQFGQLGTGASQGETLPRLLEDPCLESKLVKMVSCGARHSAILLEDGQVFSWGWNKYGQLGVGDSIDRNTPTQVPIEGCRPKMVACGWWHTLLLAETPLKS